One genomic window of Cetobacterium ceti includes the following:
- a CDS encoding molybdopterin-binding protein, with the protein MKTMKTVDACGQILAHDITRIVPGEFKGVAFKKGHLIKEDDIPELLKLGKDHIYIYEFDESKVHENQGAKILGEIGKGKNVRLSEEIKEGKINFYSEIDGYLRVNKEELKKLNMLGEISFGTLPGNIRVKKGDLLGGARVIPLVVDKSKMEKAKAIIEKKIISVDELKKYRVGIVTTGNEVFHGRIKDKFGPVLRKKLEEYGSTFMEQIIVDDNRENIKRAARELLEKGAEMLLFTGGMSVDPDDLTPSAIVELGGELITYGTPVLPGSMFLLSYLGEVPVMGLPGCVMYTKRSIFDLILPRVLAGEKLTFEQMAELGYGGLCTDCEVCHFPNCNFGKN; encoded by the coding sequence ATGAAAACAATGAAAACAGTGGATGCATGTGGGCAGATTTTAGCCCATGATATTACAAGAATAGTGCCTGGAGAGTTTAAGGGAGTGGCCTTTAAAAAAGGACACCTTATAAAGGAAGATGATATACCAGAACTTCTAAAGTTAGGAAAGGATCATATTTATATATATGAATTTGATGAGAGTAAGGTCCATGAAAATCAAGGGGCTAAAATTTTAGGAGAGATTGGTAAGGGAAAAAATGTAAGGTTAAGTGAGGAAATTAAAGAGGGAAAAATTAATTTTTACAGTGAAATAGATGGTTATTTAAGAGTTAATAAAGAGGAGCTAAAAAAGCTAAATATGCTAGGGGAGATATCCTTTGGAACTTTACCTGGGAATATAAGGGTTAAAAAGGGAGACCTTTTAGGAGGGGCAAGGGTTATACCTCTAGTGGTAGATAAAAGTAAAATGGAAAAAGCCAAAGCCATAATAGAGAAGAAAATTATCTCTGTGGATGAGTTAAAAAAATATAGAGTTGGAATTGTAACAACTGGAAATGAAGTGTTTCATGGAAGGATAAAGGATAAGTTTGGCCCTGTTTTAAGGAAAAAATTAGAGGAGTATGGGTCAACTTTTATGGAGCAGATAATTGTAGATGACAATAGGGAAAATATTAAAAGGGCTGCAAGGGAACTTTTGGAAAAGGGGGCAGAGATGCTACTTTTCACAGGGGGAATGTCTGTGGACCCAGATGATTTAACTCCTAGTGCCATAGTTGAACTTGGTGGAGAGTTAATTACCTATGGAACTCCTGTTTTACCAGGGTCTATGTTTTTACTTTCATATTTGGGAGAGGTGCCTGTAATGGGACTCCCTGGATGTGTAATGTATACTAAAAGATCAATATTTGATTTAATCCTTCCTAGGGTTTTAGCTGGGGAGAAATTGACCTTTGAACAGATGGCTGAATTAGGTTATGGAGGCCTTTGTACAGATTGTGAGGTATGTCATTTTCCTAATTGTAACTTTGGGAAGAATTAA
- a CDS encoding Dps family protein encodes MDKKEELIYQMNKYVANLHIFKTIVHNYHWNLVGEHFFVIHPMLDGIMSETDAHIDAIAERILMIGGRPFASLKVYLEHGMLEEIDSKPYDAVCAVKGILENFKLLLDELNVTIRLAEDVDDQETLAILTDIGSLYQKHIWMYSAWLAK; translated from the coding sequence ATGGATAAAAAAGAAGAATTAATTTATCAAATGAACAAATATGTAGCTAACTTACATATATTTAAAACTATAGTTCACAACTATCACTGGAACTTAGTAGGAGAACACTTCTTTGTTATTCACCCAATGCTAGATGGAATTATGTCTGAAACTGATGCTCACATTGATGCCATTGCAGAAAGAATTTTAATGATAGGAGGAAGACCTTTCGCTTCATTAAAAGTATATTTAGAACATGGTATGTTAGAAGAAATTGATAGTAAACCATATGACGCAGTATGTGCCGTAAAAGGAATTTTAGAAAACTTCAAACTTCTTCTAGATGAGTTAAATGTAACTATTAGACTTGCTGAGGATGTAGACGATCAAGAAACTTTAGCTATCTTAACTGATATTGGATCATTATACCAAAAACACATTTGGATGTATTCAGCTTGGTTAGCTAAATAA
- a CDS encoding YfcC family protein has translation MSKKKSKMLSAYSIVFIFLIITAILTWFVPTSVVVSNHGVKEVIYNASFGPNGEVLQGAGYNPAGIWDIIMAPITGFNKSSEVGIAILLAGSFLGIMNYVGALDAGIGHLLKKHTGTSLIALLMFVFAIFGTVFGLWEEIPAFSIVIVPLFVLAGYDVMTGLGVLFVGATVGNMASIVNPFSTGAAIGAIGNPDLSLGSGMFLRIVLFVVLYLIGTGMMIKYANGVKADKSKSILSDLTDINTMTHDEKKLPELTKKRFWSLVIFICIIIALILGYMPWYQIKLGDGKTLQGIINAPINFIGSIPFIGNLTGLKHMTPFGDWYFGEFSFVFLFGSILLGFVNRIPEKDFVREFTNGAKDLLGVVLVLAVANGISVLMGSKTFGISVTFVYWIQGALQGIPAWAFAVATILAYMGIGFFLQSTSGVAGITMPILGAVAMALFATSKIGAAGGQILLISAFTMGLNFLNGLYPSATSMGTLALFNVPYDRYLKFMIKMFIPLIVVGAFILSISQYIGLI, from the coding sequence ATGAGCAAAAAAAAATCTAAAATGCTAAGTGCATATAGTATAGTCTTTATATTCTTAATAATCACGGCAATTTTAACTTGGTTTGTACCAACTTCAGTGGTTGTAAGTAACCACGGAGTAAAGGAAGTTATTTACAATGCTTCCTTTGGACCTAATGGGGAAGTTTTACAAGGGGCTGGTTATAACCCAGCTGGTATTTGGGATATTATAATGGCTCCAATCACTGGATTTAACAAATCAAGTGAAGTTGGAATAGCTATTTTACTTGCAGGTTCATTTTTAGGTATTATGAACTATGTAGGTGCCCTAGATGCTGGTATTGGTCATTTACTTAAAAAACATACTGGTACATCTTTAATCGCCTTACTAATGTTTGTATTTGCCATTTTCGGTACTGTATTTGGTTTATGGGAAGAGATTCCTGCCTTTTCAATTGTTATTGTTCCTTTATTTGTTCTAGCTGGTTATGATGTTATGACTGGACTTGGAGTTTTATTTGTAGGAGCAACAGTTGGTAATATGGCAAGTATAGTTAACCCATTTTCCACAGGGGCTGCAATAGGTGCCATTGGTAACCCAGATTTATCCCTAGGGAGTGGAATGTTTTTAAGAATAGTTCTTTTTGTGGTTTTATACTTAATTGGAACTGGTATGATGATAAAATATGCCAATGGTGTTAAGGCTGACAAGTCTAAATCTATTTTAAGTGATTTAACAGATATTAATACTATGACCCACGATGAGAAAAAATTACCTGAATTAACTAAGAAAAGATTCTGGTCTTTAGTTATTTTCATCTGTATTATCATAGCTTTAATCTTAGGATATATGCCTTGGTATCAGATTAAATTAGGAGATGGAAAAACTTTACAAGGGATTATAAATGCTCCTATTAACTTTATTGGAAGTATTCCATTTATTGGAAACTTAACTGGTTTAAAACATATGACTCCATTTGGTGATTGGTACTTTGGAGAGTTCTCCTTTGTATTCCTATTTGGTTCTATTTTACTTGGATTTGTAAATAGAATTCCTGAGAAGGATTTCGTAAGAGAGTTTACAAATGGAGCCAAGGACCTTTTAGGAGTTGTACTTGTACTAGCAGTTGCAAATGGTATCTCTGTTTTAATGGGTAGCAAAACTTTTGGTATCTCTGTAACTTTTGTTTACTGGATTCAAGGAGCCCTTCAAGGTATTCCTGCTTGGGCCTTTGCAGTGGCTACAATCCTTGCATATATGGGAATTGGATTCTTCTTACAATCTACAAGTGGAGTTGCTGGTATTACAATGCCTATTTTAGGTGCTGTTGCCATGGCCCTATTTGCAACATCTAAAATTGGTGCTGCTGGAGGACAGATTTTACTTATCTCTGCCTTTACAATGGGTCTTAACTTCTTAAATGGTCTATACCCTAGTGCAACAAGTATGGGAACTTTAGCCCTATTCAATGTTCCATATGATAGATACTTGAAATTTATGATTAAAATGTTTATTCCTCTAATTGTAGTAGGTGCATTTATCCTTTCAATATCTCAATATATTGGGCTTATATAG
- a CDS encoding putative periplasmic lipoprotein, which translates to MKKVLLAMGLVALLGACSSTKPAQEPTPAPEAVVVEQVQTEAVVVEQPETAPIVNKVIMDK; encoded by the coding sequence ATGAAAAAAGTTTTATTAGCAATGGGATTAGTAGCATTATTAGGAGCTTGTTCATCTACAAAACCAGCTCAAGAGCCAACACCTGCACCAGAAGCAGTTGTAGTTGAGCAGGTTCAAACAGAGGCAGTTGTAGTTGAGCAACCAGAAACTGCACCTATAGTTAACAAAGTTATAATGGATAAGTAA
- a CDS encoding VanZ family protein has protein sequence MSGGIFISKFFKFLTLIIMITIFYFSQQDGTNSLHQSNFFYRLLGIDLKSMGIDIRKLAHFSIYFALGFSCLLSFSEITRKHIFYSVLFSFVYALTDEFHQSLIPGRGPQFTDVLIDTTGALCGSFIGFTFFNIKNILEKRRKKIQSLK, from the coding sequence ATATCAGGAGGGATTTTTATCAGCAAATTTTTTAAATTTTTAACCCTTATTATTATGATTACTATTTTTTACTTTTCCCAGCAAGATGGTACAAATTCTCTACATCAATCTAATTTTTTCTATAGACTTCTAGGAATAGATTTAAAAAGTATGGGAATAGACATTCGAAAACTTGCACACTTTTCCATATACTTTGCCCTGGGATTTTCATGTTTACTTTCCTTTAGTGAGATCACTAGAAAACATATCTTTTACTCAGTATTATTTTCCTTTGTTTATGCCCTAACAGATGAGTTTCACCAAAGTCTTATTCCTGGTAGAGGACCACAATTTACAGATGTTTTAATAGATACTACAGGAGCCCTTTGTGGAAGCTTTATAGGTTTTACTTTTTTTAATATTAAAAATATATTAGAAAAAAGAAGGAAAAAAATACAATCTTTAAAATAG
- a CDS encoding Sapep family Mn(2+)-dependent dipeptidase — MNIEKNFDNFVRDLERLIRIPSYLQEDNSGYPFGEPIQKSLEEMIEICKELGFKTYIDPAGYYGYGEVGQGEKLLGVLGHLDVVPPGDLEKWDNPPFEPKIIDGKLYGRGTQDDKGPMLAAIYGIKNLLDDNFQLNYRIRFIFGTDEENLWRCIPKYIEKEEIPSMGFSPDSKFPLIYAEKGLLQCKLRVKNTSGLVFKGGDAFNSVPSKMVGKKSESLINTLKELNYDFVEVGENVEVIGKSVHAQVAETGINAINRYMEALEKSGVHTTSGQFIVENIVGHDFAQPIFGDIKDEHSGELKFNIGKIEFTPEEEILGIDMRIPVTYKTEDIVEKLKNAIEKYGFTYEQYDYLRPIYTPLDSPLVKTLMSAYSEVTGDKESQPVASGGATYARAIDNCVAFGAILPGKPKTEHQPNEFIFLDDIATAMEIYMDAFIKFNEEN; from the coding sequence ATGAACATTGAAAAGAATTTTGACAACTTTGTGAGGGATTTAGAACGTTTAATCAGAATCCCTAGTTATTTACAAGAGGATAATAGTGGTTATCCCTTTGGAGAACCTATTCAAAAGTCTCTAGAAGAAATGATAGAAATATGTAAGGAGCTAGGTTTTAAAACTTACATTGACCCAGCTGGTTACTATGGCTATGGTGAGGTTGGACAGGGAGAAAAGTTACTTGGAGTTTTAGGACACCTAGATGTTGTTCCTCCTGGAGATTTGGAAAAATGGGACAATCCTCCCTTTGAACCAAAAATCATAGATGGAAAACTTTATGGAAGAGGAACTCAAGATGATAAGGGGCCTATGCTTGCTGCCATCTATGGAATTAAAAATCTTTTAGATGATAATTTCCAATTAAATTATAGAATTAGATTTATATTTGGAACTGATGAGGAAAATCTATGGAGATGTATTCCTAAGTACATTGAAAAGGAAGAGATTCCATCAATGGGATTCTCACCAGATTCAAAATTCCCATTAATCTATGCTGAAAAAGGTCTTTTACAATGTAAATTAAGAGTAAAAAATACTTCAGGTTTAGTTTTCAAAGGTGGAGATGCCTTTAACTCAGTTCCTTCTAAAATGGTAGGAAAAAAATCTGAAAGTTTAATCAATACCTTAAAAGAATTAAACTATGATTTTGTAGAAGTTGGAGAAAATGTAGAAGTTATTGGTAAAAGTGTCCATGCTCAAGTTGCTGAAACTGGTATTAATGCCATTAACAGATATATGGAAGCCCTTGAAAAATCAGGAGTTCACACAACTTCAGGACAATTTATAGTGGAAAATATAGTTGGTCATGATTTTGCCCAACCTATTTTTGGAGATATTAAAGATGAACACTCTGGAGAACTTAAATTTAACATTGGTAAAATTGAGTTTACCCCAGAAGAGGAGATTCTAGGAATAGATATGAGAATTCCTGTTACATATAAAACTGAGGATATTGTGGAAAAACTAAAAAATGCCATTGAAAAATATGGATTTACCTATGAACAATATGATTATCTAAGACCTATTTACACTCCACTTGATTCACCTTTAGTTAAGACTTTAATGTCTGCCTATAGTGAAGTTACTGGAGATAAAGAATCTCAACCTGTGGCAAGTGGTGGAGCAACATATGCTAGAGCCATAGATAACTGTGTTGCCTTTGGTGCTATTTTACCTGGAAAACCAAAAACTGAGCATCAACCTAATGAATTCATTTTCCTTGATGATATTGCAACAGCTATGGAAATTTATATGGATGCATTTATTAAATTCAACGAGGAGAACTAG
- a CDS encoding glucosaminidase domain-containing protein, whose amino-acid sequence MRRFFVKFYGIIILINLIFIFFTKEEFPRESAKIEKKVEKVEKKVEEKVEEKVEKIPQEIKKEEVKIEEVKIEKPKYKLKKVTYRTIKIHNLKELNEKREGNYVYSDDGIDLRKLSGVKRKNAFIKLLLPGIKVVQKEIICERENIEYLREVKNYTPEEKKYLVNIFSKYRVKYGDFKSLKSRLIVYPTSLILTQGAIESAWGTSRFFREGNNIFGIWSSNKNEPRIKAGQSRGKFTAYLRAYPNLKDCIGDLVLTLSRLNVYEPLRRAVNRGDSPSEIARYLNKYSEQGEVYVKKVQGVLNYNKFQQYDK is encoded by the coding sequence ATGAGAAGATTTTTTGTTAAATTCTATGGAATAATTATTTTAATCAATTTAATATTCATATTCTTCACAAAGGAAGAATTTCCTCGTGAAAGTGCAAAAATAGAGAAAAAAGTGGAGAAGGTAGAAAAGAAAGTAGAAGAAAAAGTTGAGGAGAAAGTAGAAAAGATACCTCAAGAGATTAAAAAAGAAGAAGTAAAAATAGAAGAGGTAAAAATAGAAAAACCAAAATATAAACTTAAAAAGGTTACCTATAGGACCATTAAAATTCACAATTTAAAGGAACTAAATGAAAAAAGAGAGGGTAACTATGTTTACTCAGATGATGGTATAGACCTTAGAAAGTTAAGTGGAGTAAAAAGGAAAAATGCCTTTATAAAGCTTTTGTTACCTGGAATTAAAGTGGTTCAAAAGGAGATTATCTGTGAAAGGGAAAATATAGAGTATTTAAGGGAAGTTAAAAATTATACTCCAGAGGAGAAGAAATACTTAGTTAATATTTTCAGTAAATATAGAGTGAAGTATGGGGATTTTAAAAGTTTAAAAAGCAGATTAATAGTTTATCCAACCTCTTTAATACTTACCCAAGGAGCAATAGAAAGTGCTTGGGGAACTTCAAGATTCTTTAGAGAGGGAAATAATATATTTGGAATTTGGTCAAGTAATAAAAATGAACCTAGAATAAAGGCGGGGCAATCTCGTGGGAAGTTTACAGCTTATTTAAGAGCCTATCCTAACTTAAAGGATTGTATAGGGGATTTAGTTTTAACCCTTTCTAGATTAAATGTTTATGAACCTTTAAGAAGAGCTGTAAATAGAGGGGATTCTCCTAGTGAAATTGCTAGATATTTAAATAAATATTCTGAGCAGGGAGAGGTCTATGTGAAAAAAGTTCAAGGGGTATTAAATTACAATAAATTTCAACAGTATGATAAATAG
- the hydA gene encoding dihydropyrimidinase, with translation MILKNGLVLIENRIEPLDIEILQGKISRIGKNLIGPEEIDISGKYVAPGAIDPHTHFNIDVGVLSCDDFESGSIAAACGGTTTIIDHPGFGPSGCSLMYMPEKYLKYGERSYIDYGLHGVAQEFNINTYGELRALKSMGINSFKVYLTYTYKQDDKSLLEFFALAKELNMVVAVHCENHEAIEHLRNRFKRENKLSPIYHSYSRPGDVEAEGISRVVRLAKVVEYDKLYLVHVSSKEALREISILRKDGCKFFVETCTQYLYLDNRNYLLEDGVKYILSPPLREREDIKILWEGIKKGEIDTIGTDHCSFYLEDKNRGKEDFTLCPNGIPGVEERNLILFSEVLNGKLSVEKYINLVALNSAKIFKMDGQKGSIEVGKDGDLVVFTPENWTLTDDMVHSKCGYSVFNGKRLSCRVDKTILRGKIIVDEGCFVGQNPEGRFIKGEN, from the coding sequence CTGGATATAGAGATTTTACAAGGTAAAATTTCTAGAATAGGTAAAAATCTAATAGGCCCTGAGGAGATAGATATTTCTGGTAAATATGTTGCTCCTGGGGCCATTGACCCCCACACCCACTTCAATATTGATGTGGGTGTTCTTTCATGTGATGATTTTGAAAGTGGGTCAATTGCAGCTGCCTGTGGGGGAACAACTACAATTATAGATCATCCTGGGTTTGGACCTTCAGGATGTAGTTTAATGTATATGCCAGAAAAATATTTAAAATATGGAGAGAGATCCTATATAGACTATGGACTTCATGGGGTGGCTCAGGAATTTAATATAAACACCTATGGAGAGTTAAGGGCTTTAAAAAGTATGGGTATAAATAGTTTTAAAGTGTATTTAACCTATACCTATAAACAGGATGATAAAAGTCTTTTGGAGTTTTTTGCCCTGGCTAAGGAACTTAATATGGTTGTGGCAGTTCACTGTGAAAATCATGAGGCCATAGAGCATTTAAGAAATAGGTTTAAAAGGGAAAATAAACTATCTCCAATTTATCACAGTTATTCAAGACCTGGAGATGTGGAAGCTGAAGGAATATCAAGGGTTGTTCGTCTTGCAAAAGTGGTAGAATATGATAAACTCTACTTAGTACATGTTTCATCTAAGGAGGCTTTAAGGGAAATAAGTATTCTTAGGAAAGATGGGTGTAAATTCTTTGTGGAAACCTGTACACAATACTTATATTTAGACAATAGAAACTACCTTTTAGAGGATGGAGTAAAGTATATTCTAAGTCCACCACTTAGGGAAAGAGAGGATATAAAAATCCTTTGGGAAGGAATAAAAAAAGGTGAAATAGACACAATAGGAACTGATCACTGCTCCTTTTACCTAGAGGATAAAAATAGGGGAAAAGAGGATTTTACCCTATGTCCCAATGGGATTCCTGGGGTAGAGGAGAGAAACCTTATTCTTTTTTCAGAGGTTTTAAATGGAAAGCTTTCTGTGGAGAAGTATATTAACTTAGTAGCTTTAAATAGTGCAAAAATATTTAAAATGGATGGACAAAAGGGGTCAATAGAAGTTGGAAAGGATGGGGACCTTGTGGTTTTCACCCCAGAAAACTGGACCTTAACCGATGATATGGTTCATTCAAAGTGTGGATATAGTGTGTTTAATGGAAAGAGATTAAGTTGTAGAGTGGACAAGACTATTTTAAGGGGTAAGATAATTGTGGATGAGGGGTGCTTTGTAGGCCAAAATCCAGAGGGTAGGTTCATCAAAGGGGAGAACTAA
- a CDS encoding M14 family metallopeptidase, producing MKFFIRFSSLFIILFTYIYPYKEPDNIKSFFPKPNLTVVTPSIYNDHFTTQREMLDYLGKVHKKSSHTSVDLLGPTPKGNYLPLFLISKNKNFSKDKLTIMLVAQQHGDEPMGSDVLMGTINRLAIGDLTYLLDKLNFIVIPRVNPDGAQDFTRTNDDKIDINRDHTLLETNEAFYVKRVFNLYSPQVFIDIHEYVADGHSYSKIINEATVPYYDLLYLIPTNPNYPQNLGNYGFNEVLRPLQKQLKKQGYSSYYYYNPFKKPQYKGDYLRLYTAAGVPGIARNAYGLNNTLSFLIELRGKNIGMENIERRLESGVQSLEIFFKKFYEDDNYIMRLIKNNSFNPGSTYYASWNFKGLEDTIPLIGVESNTLLKVPVIKYSLHNPKIITTRKNPKAYIIDSRETHIINILKEHNIKTQIVQKDIVLTVEKFQPLGERYILVKENIKIKKGTFVVPYNNIFISALLDPESPESLPDLKATSYKRIYRYTGD from the coding sequence ATGAAATTTTTTATAAGATTTTCAAGTCTATTTATTATCTTATTTACATATATATATCCATATAAGGAACCTGACAATATAAAATCATTTTTCCCCAAACCAAACCTAACTGTTGTAACTCCCTCAATATATAATGATCATTTTACAACCCAAAGGGAGATGTTAGATTATTTGGGAAAGGTTCATAAAAAAAGTTCCCATACAAGTGTGGACCTTTTAGGTCCTACTCCCAAAGGAAATTATTTACCCCTTTTTCTCATAAGTAAAAATAAAAATTTCTCCAAGGATAAACTAACTATTATGTTAGTTGCCCAGCAACATGGGGATGAACCCATGGGTTCTGATGTTTTAATGGGTACTATAAATCGTTTGGCCATAGGGGATTTAACCTATCTTTTAGATAAACTAAATTTTATAGTTATTCCTAGAGTAAACCCCGATGGAGCCCAAGATTTTACCAGAACAAATGATGATAAAATTGATATTAATAGAGATCATACTCTTTTAGAAACAAATGAAGCTTTTTATGTAAAAAGAGTTTTTAATCTCTATTCTCCACAGGTATTTATAGATATCCATGAATATGTTGCCGATGGCCACTCCTACTCAAAAATTATAAATGAAGCAACTGTCCCCTACTATGATTTACTCTATTTAATTCCTACTAATCCCAACTACCCACAAAATTTAGGAAACTATGGCTTTAATGAAGTTTTAAGACCTTTACAAAAACAATTGAAAAAACAAGGGTACTCCTCCTATTACTATTACAATCCCTTTAAAAAACCTCAATATAAAGGGGATTATCTAAGGCTTTATACTGCTGCTGGAGTTCCTGGAATAGCTAGAAATGCCTATGGTTTAAATAATACCCTTTCATTTTTAATTGAACTTCGTGGTAAAAATATTGGAATGGAAAATATTGAAAGACGTTTGGAAAGTGGAGTACAGTCCCTAGAGATTTTCTTTAAGAAATTTTATGAAGATGACAATTACATTATGAGATTAATAAAAAATAACTCCTTTAATCCTGGGTCTACCTACTATGCCTCTTGGAATTTTAAAGGTTTAGAAGATACTATTCCATTAATAGGAGTAGAATCTAATACTCTTTTAAAGGTTCCTGTTATTAAATACTCCCTTCATAACCCTAAAATTATAACCACTAGAAAAAATCCTAAGGCTTATATAATAGATTCTAGAGAAACCCATATTATAAATATTTTAAAAGAACACAATATAAAAACTCAAATTGTTCAAAAGGATATAGTTTTAACTGTGGAAAAATTTCAACCCTTAGGTGAACGTTATATTTTAGTAAAGGAAAATATTAAAATAAAAAAGGGAACCTTTGTAGTTCCCTATAACAATATTTTTATTTCTGCTCTTTTAGATCCTGAAAGTCCTGAAAGTCTTCCTGATTTAAAGGCCACTTCATACAAACGAATTTATAGATACACAGGGGACTAG